From Rutidosis leptorrhynchoides isolate AG116_Rl617_1_P2 chromosome 3, CSIRO_AGI_Rlap_v1, whole genome shotgun sequence, a single genomic window includes:
- the LOC139898482 gene encoding large ribosomal subunit protein eL13z-like, protein MVKHNNVIPNGHFKKHWQNYVKTWFNQPARKTRRRNARQAKAVKVFPRPAGRLRPQVHGQTLKYNMKLREGRGFSLEELKAAGIPKKLAPTIGIAVDHRRRNRSLEGLQANVQRLKTFKAKLVVFPRRARKTKAGDSTPEELATATQVQGPVLPIVREKPVTELVKVTDEMKSFNAYAKIRLERTNKRHLGARLKKAAEAEKEEKK, encoded by the exons ATGGTGAAGCATAACAACGTTATCCCAAATGGTCACTTCAAGAAGCATTGGCAAAACTATGTCAAGACATGGTTCAACCAACCTGCTCGCAAAACAAGGAGGCGCAATG CAAGACAAGCAAAAGCTGTTAAAGTTTTTCCAAGGCCCGCTGGACGACTCCGTCCTCAGGTTCATGGCCAAACCCTGAAATACAACATGAAACTTAGGGAGGGCAGGGGATTCTCTCTTGAAGAGCTGAAG GCTGCGGGTATCCCAAAGAAACTTGCTCCAACTATTGGTATTGCGGTTGATCATCGTCGCAGGAATCGTTCATTGGAAGGCTTGCAGGCTAATGTCCAGAGGCTAAAAACCTTTAAGGCTAAGCTCGTTGTTTTCCCAAGACGTGCAAGGAAGACTAAG gcTGGTGATTCTACACCAGAGGAGCTTGCAACTGCGACCCAGGTTCAAGGTCCAGTGTTGCCTATTGTGAGGGAGAAGCCAGTTACTGAACTAGTGAAGGTTACCGATGAGATGAAATCTTTCAATGCGTATGCAAAGATACGCCTAGAGAGAACCAACAAACGTCACTTGGGTGCAAGGCTCAAGAAGGCTGCCGAGGCAGAAAAggaagagaagaaatag